In one Corallococcus sp. EGB genomic region, the following are encoded:
- a CDS encoding ABC transporter substrate-binding protein, with product MTTLRRLALLTLLLPAVALAQASPRSPARPRVVAVKSSALAPYASFLAGFTSEARADVTELSLEESPTEAARVFKLLAAQKPALVLALGPLAANTARRSLGEDVPVLFAMVPYHEKYGLEASNVTGIALTSDFGPELAALKAVAPGAKRVGILHDPRSSAGAVAQARSAGSALGLTVVPLAVEAQERVGEVLEGAAGKVDGLLMVADKTVGTASVVQALIAFSTSRKVPLVALTASQVKEGATLALSPASVALGQQAGRLANRIILEKVDPGALAVARPEGLDLSVNLTAAKQSGPSCDVVLEVLRFAARRDFAVKVYE from the coding sequence ATGACGACCCTCCGGAGGCTCGCGCTCCTCACGCTCCTCCTGCCCGCCGTCGCCCTCGCGCAGGCCTCACCGCGAAGTCCCGCGCGGCCCCGCGTGGTGGCCGTGAAGTCCTCGGCCCTGGCGCCGTACGCCTCCTTCCTCGCCGGCTTCACGTCCGAGGCCCGCGCGGACGTCACCGAGCTGTCCCTGGAGGAGAGCCCCACGGAGGCCGCGCGCGTCTTCAAGTTGCTGGCCGCGCAGAAGCCCGCGCTGGTGCTCGCCCTGGGGCCGCTGGCCGCCAACACCGCGCGCCGCTCGCTGGGCGAGGACGTGCCCGTCCTCTTCGCCATGGTGCCGTACCACGAGAAGTACGGCCTGGAGGCGTCCAACGTCACCGGCATCGCGCTCACCAGCGACTTCGGGCCGGAGCTGGCCGCGCTCAAGGCCGTGGCTCCCGGCGCGAAGCGCGTGGGCATCCTGCATGACCCCCGCTCCTCGGCGGGCGCGGTGGCGCAGGCCCGCTCCGCTGGCTCGGCCCTGGGCCTCACCGTCGTCCCGCTGGCCGTGGAGGCGCAGGAGCGGGTGGGCGAGGTGCTGGAGGGCGCGGCGGGGAAGGTCGACGGGCTGTTGATGGTTGCGGACAAGACCGTGGGCACCGCATCCGTCGTCCAGGCGCTCATCGCCTTCAGCACCTCCCGCAAGGTGCCGCTGGTGGCGCTCACGGCCAGCCAGGTGAAGGAGGGCGCGACGCTGGCTCTCTCGCCGGCCTCGGTGGCGCTCGGGCAGCAGGCAGGGCGGCTGGCGAACCGAATCATCCTCGAGAAGGTCGACCCCGGCGCGCTGGCGGTGGCGCGGCCCGAAGGCCTGGACCTCTCGGTCAACCTCACCGCCGCGAAGCAGTCAGGTCCGTCCTGTGACGTCGTGCTGGAAGTGCTCCGGTTCGCGGCGCGCCGGGACTTTGCCGTGAAGGTCTACGAGTGA
- a CDS encoding SUMF1/EgtB/PvdO family nonheme iron enzyme has translation MLCYRCGSHVPDTSETCATCGQKFDAAARQAAGAARRKGTEGAPYRPGDVVADRYAIQEVVGAGPLGFVFRAQDQAIDVEVALKVVQPRLVQQPEERTQFALSMRVGKKLNHPNLVRVYEEGVDGDRPFFTMQLLEGVTLRRMMEQRAAKGQLFSLKEVEPLLAQMAAALDGAHRFGPHSNVKPENVFVLPDMLKVSDYGLGLAVPHLPFAQAQKGHRAAAYIAPEYVNGAELDTRMDVYSLGVLVGELVTGLLPEDGGVPEVSVRHPDLPPAFESLYRRALNMNPLARPRSGGELHAEFAALVQKHPAAASRQRAVPAGVLSPAAVAARAANKPLPPVPTGMLPAVASAPTPAAPVPAVEEEPPPDATQPLDAATLAAILGSNAQALDYITGPEARSVSDAATQQEMRAVAAPGRKGAEAAPQDPRFLGQGAEAATQQEARAASRAPDEPRAAPAKAAEPVMRIFAKAEEPSLLAESRGARSADESRSQGRGGGDAEARSNGRGEASVGDGRSGGRGEASSGDLRSNGRGEAASGDGRSGRGESSSGDLRSNGRGESSSGEGRSNGRGESSVSEGRSGRGGESSDSRPSHRNADASAAESRSGRGSDDDEPSESRSSGRGGRSSRASGAVSSASPRGADPSGPRAPRAPAAQGAARSSSVQGENPTGGRSRKGEPPPDVSGARSSARRLPPSTSGLHTLPTTRAAQAKPARAGPSSMMWMVILAVAGVVLGAGGGYLYLRLRQSQAAKNGHVPGTPAPAAATGALIDTLHCPAGMKPVSGGSFKKGTSPEDLQASGSTDEMPMESVMVDSFCIDEFEFPNQPGRKPRVQVTWLDAKAACEGLGKRLCSEDEWEKACKGPGNARFSSGEEQAQAACNTGTTDAAAARSLAQAGAFPSCRSAYSVADLSGNAAEWTASNLPGSEDRLIKGGAFDTAGDTARCSARRRAAPAFKAANVGFRCCQNVPQ, from the coding sequence TTGCTCTGCTACCGCTGCGGCAGCCATGTCCCCGATACGAGTGAAACCTGCGCCACGTGTGGCCAGAAGTTCGACGCGGCCGCGCGTCAGGCTGCGGGGGCGGCGCGCCGCAAGGGCACGGAGGGCGCGCCGTACAGGCCGGGCGACGTCGTCGCGGACCGCTATGCCATCCAGGAAGTGGTGGGCGCGGGGCCGCTGGGCTTCGTCTTCCGCGCGCAGGACCAGGCCATTGACGTGGAGGTGGCGCTGAAGGTCGTGCAGCCCCGGCTGGTGCAGCAGCCGGAGGAGCGCACGCAGTTCGCGCTGTCCATGCGGGTGGGCAAGAAGCTCAACCACCCCAACCTGGTGCGTGTGTACGAGGAGGGCGTGGACGGGGACCGGCCCTTCTTCACGATGCAGCTGCTCGAAGGCGTCACCCTGCGCCGGATGATGGAGCAGCGCGCGGCGAAGGGGCAGCTGTTCTCGCTGAAGGAAGTGGAGCCGCTGCTGGCGCAGATGGCGGCGGCGCTGGACGGGGCGCACCGCTTCGGGCCGCACTCGAACGTGAAGCCGGAGAACGTCTTCGTCCTGCCGGACATGCTGAAGGTGTCGGACTACGGACTGGGGCTCGCGGTGCCGCACCTGCCCTTCGCGCAGGCGCAGAAGGGGCACCGGGCGGCGGCGTACATCGCCCCGGAGTACGTGAATGGCGCGGAGCTGGACACGCGCATGGACGTGTACTCGCTGGGCGTGCTGGTGGGGGAGCTGGTGACGGGGCTCCTGCCGGAGGACGGCGGGGTGCCCGAGGTGTCCGTGCGGCACCCGGACCTGCCGCCCGCGTTCGAGTCCCTCTACCGGCGCGCGCTCAACATGAACCCGTTGGCCCGGCCGAGGTCGGGCGGTGAGTTGCACGCGGAGTTCGCGGCGCTGGTGCAGAAGCACCCGGCCGCGGCGTCCAGGCAGCGCGCGGTGCCCGCGGGAGTGTTGTCGCCGGCGGCGGTGGCCGCGCGCGCGGCGAACAAGCCGTTGCCGCCGGTGCCCACGGGCATGTTGCCGGCGGTGGCGAGCGCCCCGACGCCGGCCGCGCCCGTTCCTGCCGTGGAGGAGGAGCCGCCTCCGGATGCGACGCAGCCGCTGGACGCGGCGACGCTGGCGGCCATCCTGGGCTCGAACGCGCAGGCGCTGGACTACATCACGGGGCCGGAAGCGCGCTCCGTGTCCGACGCGGCGACGCAGCAGGAGATGCGCGCGGTGGCGGCGCCGGGCCGCAAGGGCGCGGAGGCGGCACCGCAGGATCCGCGGTTCCTGGGGCAGGGGGCCGAAGCCGCGACGCAGCAGGAGGCCCGTGCGGCCTCGCGCGCGCCGGATGAACCGCGCGCGGCTCCGGCCAAGGCCGCCGAGCCCGTGATGCGCATCTTCGCGAAGGCGGAGGAGCCGTCACTCCTGGCGGAGTCCCGTGGCGCCCGCTCCGCGGACGAGTCGCGGTCCCAGGGCCGTGGCGGCGGTGATGCGGAGGCGCGTTCCAACGGCCGGGGTGAAGCCTCCGTGGGGGATGGGCGCTCCGGTGGCCGCGGTGAGGCGTCTTCGGGCGACCTTCGCTCCAACGGCCGCGGCGAGGCCGCGTCCGGCGACGGACGCTCCGGTCGCGGTGAGTCCTCCTCGGGAGACCTGCGCTCCAACGGCCGTGGCGAGTCCTCCTCGGGCGAGGGGCGCTCCAACGGTCGCGGCGAATCCTCGGTGAGCGAAGGGCGCTCGGGTCGCGGCGGTGAGTCCTCCGACAGCCGCCCCAGCCACCGCAACGCGGATGCATCCGCAGCGGAGTCACGGTCCGGCCGGGGCTCGGATGACGACGAACCCTCGGAGTCCCGTTCCTCCGGCCGCGGTGGCCGCTCGTCGCGGGCCTCTGGCGCGGTGTCCTCCGCGAGCCCGCGCGGGGCGGACCCATCCGGTCCTCGCGCCCCGCGGGCCCCGGCGGCCCAGGGGGCGGCCCGCTCCTCCAGCGTTCAAGGCGAGAACCCCACGGGCGGCCGCTCCCGCAAGGGCGAACCTCCTCCCGACGTGTCAGGGGCCCGCTCCTCGGCGCGGCGTCTGCCGCCCTCGACCTCCGGGCTGCACACGCTCCCCACGACGCGCGCCGCGCAGGCGAAGCCCGCCCGCGCCGGTCCCAGCTCCATGATGTGGATGGTCATCCTCGCGGTGGCCGGCGTCGTGCTGGGCGCGGGCGGTGGTTACCTCTACCTGCGCCTGCGCCAGTCCCAGGCCGCGAAGAATGGCCATGTCCCCGGGACGCCCGCGCCAGCCGCCGCGACGGGCGCGCTCATCGACACGCTCCACTGTCCGGCCGGCATGAAGCCGGTGAGCGGCGGCAGCTTCAAGAAGGGCACGTCCCCGGAGGACCTGCAGGCATCCGGCTCCACCGATGAGATGCCCATGGAGAGCGTCATGGTGGACTCGTTCTGCATCGACGAATTCGAGTTCCCCAATCAACCCGGCAGGAAGCCGCGTGTGCAGGTGACGTGGCTCGACGCCAAGGCCGCCTGCGAGGGACTCGGCAAGCGGCTGTGCTCGGAGGATGAGTGGGAGAAGGCCTGCAAGGGCCCCGGCAACGCGCGCTTCTCCTCCGGTGAGGAGCAGGCCCAGGCGGCCTGCAACACCGGCACGACGGATGCGGCCGCCGCGCGGTCCCTGGCGCAGGCCGGAGCCTTCCCGTCCTGCCGCTCCGCCTACAGCGTGGCGGACCTGTCCGGCAACGCCGCCGAGTGGACCGCCTCCAACCTCCCCGGCTCCGAGGACCGGCTGATCAAGGGCGGCGCCTTCGACACGGCCGGCGACACCGCCCGGTGCTCCGCGCGCCGTCGCGCCGCCCCGGCGTTCAAGGCCGCGAACGTGGGCTTCCGCTGCTGCCAGAACGTGCCGCAATGA
- the dut gene encoding dUTP diphosphatase, with product MDARLTVPVRRVRSHPDPLPLPRYETELAAGLDLRADIDGERVLQPLERMAVPTGLAFALPPGFEGQVRPRSGLALRHGVTCLNSPGTVDADYRGEVQVILINLSNTPFTLRRGDRVAQLVVAPVTASALREVEVLEATSRGDGGFGSTGR from the coding sequence ATGGACGCCAGGCTGACTGTTCCCGTGCGCCGGGTGCGCTCGCATCCGGACCCGCTGCCCCTGCCTCGGTACGAAACGGAGCTGGCCGCGGGCCTGGACCTGCGGGCGGACATCGACGGCGAGCGGGTGCTCCAACCCCTGGAGCGGATGGCGGTGCCCACGGGGCTGGCCTTCGCGCTTCCGCCGGGCTTCGAGGGCCAGGTGCGGCCCCGCTCGGGGCTGGCGCTGCGGCACGGGGTGACGTGCCTCAACTCCCCCGGGACGGTGGACGCGGACTACCGGGGGGAGGTCCAGGTGATTCTCATCAACCTGTCCAACACCCCCTTCACCCTGCGACGGGGAGACCGGGTGGCCCAGCTGGTGGTGGCCCCGGTGACGGCCTCGGCGCTGCGGGAGGTAGAGGTGCTGGAGGCGACTTCCCGGGGGGACGGAGGTTTCGGGTCCACGGGCCGTTAG
- a CDS encoding M23 family metallopeptidase produces MFARRARGLLDFTFALLCVWCAYHHTPAGALLRRAGAWAFHARTTARPLLAYYDGVSGTAVPVPDALPAALLTRVPTSAEALAWGTHAALKALDPKAREPALALARELNLAPEALVDPVAGPAATQRLLEALAADFPAEEARVTAVFVGRVPARFALERVGAEGGALNLERLAKQLPPGFEGSAVGAAQALALSTALMLGWPVSQSAPVTSPFGYRVHPTLRTRRMHTGVDLAVRSGTTVTAVAAGVVRRASEDSVNGRVLVLDHGRGVTTAYCHNSELLVKAGTRVEKGQAIALSGSTGRSTGPHLHYQLELAARPVDPLGFRTAPRMVDGATDL; encoded by the coding sequence ATGTTCGCTCGACGCGCCCGGGGACTGCTGGACTTCACCTTCGCGCTCCTGTGCGTGTGGTGCGCGTACCACCACACGCCCGCGGGCGCGCTCTTGCGGCGTGCGGGCGCCTGGGCCTTCCACGCTCGCACCACGGCCCGGCCGCTGCTCGCCTACTACGACGGCGTGAGCGGCACGGCGGTGCCCGTCCCGGATGCGCTGCCCGCCGCGCTGCTCACGCGGGTGCCCACGAGCGCGGAGGCGCTGGCGTGGGGGACGCACGCCGCGCTGAAGGCCCTGGACCCGAAGGCCCGTGAGCCCGCGCTCGCGCTGGCCCGGGAGCTGAACCTCGCTCCGGAGGCTCTGGTGGACCCGGTGGCGGGACCGGCGGCGACCCAGAGGCTGCTGGAGGCGCTCGCCGCGGACTTCCCTGCGGAGGAGGCGCGGGTGACGGCGGTGTTCGTCGGGCGGGTGCCCGCGCGCTTCGCGCTGGAGCGGGTGGGGGCGGAGGGTGGGGCGCTCAACCTGGAGCGCCTCGCGAAGCAGCTGCCCCCGGGCTTCGAGGGCTCCGCCGTGGGCGCGGCCCAGGCGCTGGCGCTGTCCACGGCGCTGATGCTCGGGTGGCCGGTGTCGCAGAGCGCTCCCGTGACGAGCCCCTTCGGCTATCGCGTCCACCCCACGCTGCGCACGCGACGGATGCACACCGGCGTGGACCTGGCGGTGCGCTCGGGGACGACGGTGACGGCCGTGGCCGCGGGCGTGGTGCGCCGCGCGAGCGAGGACTCCGTCAACGGCCGCGTGCTGGTGCTGGATCACGGGCGGGGCGTGACGACGGCGTACTGCCACAACTCCGAACTGCTGGTGAAGGCGGGCACACGGGTGGAGAAGGGCCAGGCCATCGCGCTGTCGGGCAGCACCGGCCGGTCCACCGGGCCGCACCTGCACTACCAGCTGGAGTTGGCCGCGCGGCCGGTGGATCCGCTCGGGTTCCGCACCGCCCCGCGCATGGTGGACGGCGCGACCGACTTGTGA
- the pnp gene encoding polyribonucleotide nucleotidyltransferase — MLKKSVKIGENELSIETGRLAKQADGAVVVRYGDTMLLVTAVSAREKKDVDFLPLTVEYQEKLYSAGRIPGSYFKREGRLTEKETLASRLVDRSCRPLFPEGYAYETQVIASVISADPENEGDIHGITGASAALWVSDIPFNGPIAGIRVGRVGGQFVANPTAKQREQSDLDLVMAVSREAIVMVEGGAEEVSEADMVAALEFGRQNAQPALDLQDQLRAELKKQVRAYEKLPTIDEGLRNQVRELAMEGVKAGYAIKEKAARYEALSKAKKAAVAALKEKLGEAFTPQVEKHAKQVIEDLKYEHMREITVNGGRIGGRPHNVVRPITNEVGVLPRTHGSAVFTRGETQALVVVTLGTSEDEQRLELLSGQAFKRFMLHYNFPPFSVNETKPLRGPGRREVGHGALAERALRNMIPGSDSFPYTVRLVSEILESNGSSSMASVCGGTLALMDAGVPIKAPVAGIAMGLVKEGEKIAILSDILGDEDHLGDMDFKVCGTSKGITSIQMDIKITGLTTEIMSRALEQARQGREHILAEMAKTLNAPRKEISQFAPRITTIQIRPEFIKNVIGPGGKVIKDIIARTGAAINIEDSGRVDIASANGEAVKAAIAMIQALTREAEIGKIYTGTVRKIAEFGAFVELFPGTDGLIHISELSDKRVKSVSDVLSEGDEVLVKVVSIDKTGKIRLSRKEAMAERANAQGTPPAVAAPVTTTPDAKA; from the coding sequence ATGTTGAAGAAGAGCGTCAAGATTGGTGAGAACGAGCTGAGCATCGAGACGGGCCGCCTGGCCAAGCAGGCCGACGGCGCGGTGGTGGTCCGCTACGGCGACACCATGCTGCTCGTGACCGCGGTGAGCGCGCGGGAGAAGAAGGACGTCGACTTCCTGCCCCTCACGGTGGAGTACCAGGAGAAGCTGTACTCGGCGGGCCGCATCCCGGGCAGCTACTTCAAGCGCGAGGGCCGTCTGACGGAGAAGGAGACGCTGGCCTCCCGTCTGGTGGACCGCTCCTGCCGCCCGCTGTTCCCGGAAGGCTACGCCTACGAGACGCAGGTCATCGCGTCCGTCATCTCCGCGGACCCGGAGAACGAGGGTGACATCCACGGCATCACCGGCGCCTCCGCGGCGCTGTGGGTGTCGGACATCCCGTTCAACGGCCCCATCGCGGGCATCCGCGTGGGCCGCGTGGGCGGCCAGTTCGTGGCCAACCCCACCGCGAAGCAGCGCGAGCAGAGCGACCTGGACCTCGTCATGGCGGTGAGCCGCGAGGCCATCGTGATGGTGGAGGGTGGCGCGGAGGAGGTCAGCGAGGCGGACATGGTGGCGGCGCTGGAGTTCGGCCGTCAGAACGCCCAGCCCGCGCTGGACCTGCAGGACCAGCTGCGCGCGGAGCTGAAGAAGCAGGTGCGCGCCTACGAGAAGCTCCCCACCATCGACGAGGGCCTGCGCAACCAGGTCCGCGAGCTGGCGATGGAGGGCGTGAAGGCCGGCTACGCCATCAAGGAGAAGGCGGCCCGCTACGAGGCGCTCTCCAAGGCGAAGAAGGCGGCCGTCGCGGCGCTGAAGGAGAAGCTGGGCGAGGCCTTCACCCCGCAGGTGGAGAAGCACGCCAAGCAGGTCATCGAGGACCTGAAGTACGAGCACATGCGTGAAATCACGGTGAACGGTGGCCGCATCGGTGGCCGTCCGCACAACGTGGTGCGCCCCATCACCAACGAGGTGGGCGTGCTGCCCCGCACGCACGGCAGCGCGGTGTTCACCCGCGGCGAGACGCAGGCGCTCGTGGTCGTCACGCTGGGCACCAGCGAGGACGAGCAGCGGCTGGAGCTGCTCAGCGGCCAGGCCTTCAAGCGCTTCATGCTGCACTACAACTTCCCGCCGTTCAGCGTGAACGAGACCAAGCCCCTGCGCGGCCCCGGCCGTCGCGAGGTCGGCCATGGCGCCCTGGCGGAGCGCGCGCTGCGCAACATGATTCCGGGCAGCGACTCGTTCCCGTACACGGTGCGCCTGGTCTCCGAGATCCTGGAGTCGAACGGCTCGTCCTCCATGGCGTCCGTGTGCGGTGGCACGCTGGCGCTGATGGACGCGGGCGTGCCCATCAAGGCGCCGGTGGCGGGCATCGCCATGGGCCTGGTGAAGGAGGGTGAGAAGATCGCCATCCTGTCCGACATCCTGGGTGACGAGGACCACCTGGGCGACATGGACTTCAAGGTCTGCGGCACGTCCAAGGGCATCACGTCCATCCAGATGGACATCAAGATCACCGGCCTCACCACGGAGATCATGAGCCGCGCGCTGGAGCAGGCGCGTCAGGGCCGCGAGCACATCCTGGCGGAGATGGCGAAGACGCTGAACGCGCCGCGCAAGGAGATCAGCCAGTTCGCGCCGCGCATCACGACCATCCAGATCCGTCCGGAGTTCATCAAGAACGTCATCGGGCCGGGCGGCAAGGTGATCAAGGACATCATCGCCCGCACGGGTGCGGCCATCAACATCGAGGACTCCGGCCGCGTGGACATCGCCAGCGCGAACGGCGAGGCGGTGAAGGCGGCCATCGCGATGATCCAGGCGCTCACGCGAGAGGCGGAGATCGGGAAGATCTACACGGGCACGGTGCGGAAGATCGCCGAGTTCGGCGCCTTCGTGGAGCTGTTCCCGGGCACTGACGGCCTCATCCACATCTCCGAGCTGTCCGACAAGCGCGTGAAGAGCGTGTCGGACGTGCTGAGCGAGGGCGACGAGGTGCTGGTGAAGGTCGTCAGCATCGACAAGACGGGCAAGATCCGCCTGTCGCGCAAGGAGGCCATGGCCGAGCGCGCCAACGCGCAGGGCACGCCCCCCGCGGTCGCCGCCCCGGTGACGACCACGCCGGACGCGAAGGCCTGA
- the rpsO gene encoding 30S ribosomal protein S15 gives MSLHQERKSELVTKFRTHESDTGSPEVQVALLSERINMLTEHFKTHKKDHHSRRGLLKLVGQRRRMLDYLKSKDVARYKKLIEGLGIRK, from the coding sequence ATGTCGTTGCATCAGGAGCGCAAGAGCGAGCTGGTCACGAAGTTCCGCACCCACGAGTCCGACACCGGCTCGCCCGAGGTGCAGGTGGCGCTGCTGTCCGAGCGCATCAACATGCTCACCGAGCACTTCAAGACCCACAAGAAGGACCACCACTCCCGCCGCGGTCTGCTGAAGCTGGTCGGTCAGCGCCGCCGCATGCTGGACTACCTCAAGTCCAAGGACGTGGCCCGCTACAAGAAGCTCATCGAGGGCCTCGGCATCCGCAAGTAG
- the truB gene encoding tRNA pseudouridine(55) synthase TruB, giving the protein MDGVLVIDKPLGPTSFDVVRQVRGLLKVKKAGHTGTLDPMATGVLPVCLGEATKVAGIITEGDKAYDAVVRLGVETDTQDAQGKPTAEAPVPPLTAPLLEAVLARFRGTFEQVPPMYSAVKVAGKRLYELARAGAEVERASRTVTVHELVLRDFSADRLTLSVRCSKGFYVRTLAYDLGRALGCGAHLEALRRTMSGPFTLARAIPLGDLASLPREAVAGRLVSLAESLTDLPAVRVNAEEARRVSHGVPVEVAPVPGRVRVLGPDDALLAMAEVVGGRLRYLRVFV; this is encoded by the coding sequence ATGGACGGCGTTCTCGTCATCGACAAGCCCCTGGGCCCCACGTCCTTCGACGTGGTCCGCCAGGTGCGCGGCCTGCTGAAGGTGAAGAAGGCGGGCCACACGGGCACGCTGGACCCCATGGCCACCGGCGTGCTGCCGGTGTGCCTGGGAGAGGCCACCAAGGTCGCCGGCATCATCACGGAGGGCGACAAGGCCTACGACGCCGTGGTGAGGCTGGGCGTGGAGACGGACACCCAGGACGCCCAGGGCAAGCCCACCGCGGAGGCCCCGGTGCCCCCGCTCACCGCCCCGCTCCTGGAGGCGGTGCTCGCCCGGTTCCGGGGCACCTTCGAACAGGTGCCGCCCATGTACTCGGCGGTGAAGGTGGCCGGGAAGCGGCTGTACGAGCTGGCGCGCGCGGGTGCAGAGGTGGAGCGGGCGAGCCGCACCGTCACCGTCCACGAGCTGGTGCTGCGCGACTTCTCCGCGGACCGGCTGACCCTGTCCGTGCGGTGCTCCAAGGGCTTCTACGTGCGCACGCTGGCGTATGATCTGGGCCGCGCGCTGGGCTGCGGGGCGCACCTGGAGGCGCTGCGGCGCACCATGAGTGGCCCCTTCACGCTGGCGCGGGCGATTCCCCTGGGGGACCTGGCCTCGCTGCCCCGCGAGGCCGTGGCCGGGCGGCTGGTGTCGCTGGCGGAGTCACTGACGGACCTGCCTGCGGTCCGGGTGAACGCGGAGGAGGCGCGGCGGGTGTCGCACGGCGTCCCCGTGGAGGTCGCCCCCGTGCCGGGCCGGGTGCGGGTGCTGGGCCCGGATGACGCGCTGCTCGCCATGGCGGAAGTGGTGGGCGGGCGGCTTCGCTACCTGCGGGTCTTCGTCTGA
- the rbfA gene encoding 30S ribosome-binding factor RbfA → MTTHARPERVGQEIQAAIGDLLTRGQLRDPRIGFITITGVKVSPDLRVAKVFYSMLGTDQEKADTQKGLDAAKGFVRREVTSAVNLRVSPEIFFAFDASVGEGDKIDRLLREVRGKEGW, encoded by the coding sequence ATGACGACGCATGCACGACCCGAGCGGGTGGGGCAGGAGATTCAGGCGGCCATCGGCGACCTGCTGACGCGGGGGCAGTTGCGCGACCCGCGCATCGGCTTCATCACCATCACCGGCGTGAAGGTGTCGCCGGACCTGCGGGTGGCGAAGGTCTTCTATTCGATGCTGGGCACGGACCAGGAGAAGGCGGACACGCAGAAGGGCCTGGACGCGGCCAAGGGCTTCGTGCGCCGCGAGGTGACGTCCGCGGTCAACCTGCGCGTGTCGCCGGAAATCTTCTTCGCCTTCGACGCGTCCGTGGGCGAGGGCGATAAGATCGACCGGCTCCTGCGCGAGGTGCGCGGGAAGGAAGGCTGGTAG
- a CDS encoding DUF503 domain-containing protein: MFVGVARLTLQIPESASLKSKRQVLRRVTDRVKARFNVAVAEVDDQDLWQKASVALAVVGNDRRHVDEQLEKIIHFVEEMYVAPLMARETEVLAFGDQLYSDKGPGGAFRAPVRVPEPEAEDAHLSPEDAHAHTEAAIARFLRSDRSLAEAEGLGAWEQRHEGAGPGPGPARSTGEGGTLTLDDARAKARALRNPRDWEKK; the protein is encoded by the coding sequence ATGTTCGTGGGAGTCGCACGCCTCACCCTCCAGATTCCGGAGAGCGCTTCGCTGAAGTCCAAGCGGCAGGTGCTCCGCCGGGTGACGGACCGGGTGAAGGCCCGCTTCAACGTGGCCGTCGCGGAAGTGGACGACCAGGACCTCTGGCAGAAGGCGTCGGTGGCCCTGGCCGTGGTGGGCAACGACCGCCGGCACGTGGATGAGCAACTGGAGAAGATCATCCACTTCGTGGAGGAGATGTACGTCGCGCCGCTGATGGCCCGGGAGACGGAGGTCCTCGCCTTCGGGGACCAGCTCTATTCCGACAAGGGCCCTGGGGGCGCCTTCCGCGCGCCGGTCCGGGTCCCCGAACCGGAGGCCGAGGACGCCCACCTGTCCCCCGAGGACGCGCACGCGCACACGGAGGCGGCCATCGCGCGCTTCCTGCGCAGCGACCGTTCCCTGGCGGAGGCGGAGGGGCTGGGCGCGTGGGAGCAGCGGCACGAGGGCGCGGGCCCCGGGCCCGGGCCTGCCCGCTCCACGGGTGAGGGTGGAACGCTGACGTTGGATGACGCACGGGCCAAGGCCCGGGCGCTGCGCAACCCGCGAGATTGGGAGAAGAAATGA